One Aquisediminimonas profunda genomic region harbors:
- a CDS encoding 3-carboxyethylcatechol 2,3-dioxygenase — protein MPAELICMGHGGLMNVEALLTPDELAAVKDEIGQARAAVHGFVPDLIIQFGNDHNSGFSLKLMPPFLVALRARTLGDFDTSQKVLAIDEVLARQLVRHLHAEGIDVATSYDALFDHGFTMALDKLFGDREHPPVIPVFTNCGGDLRPPLHRSLALGTAIGQFCASQFSHLNVLFVGSGGLSHDPPLPEFEKSSPSVQQRMIEGVEWTDSSLRERTERVTEAGREHGRGEGALRPLNPEWDREMLAYFGTADLEAVAAQDDLEIVEAGGRGASEIRNWLAAFAALRAYGGHYSVEHEFYRPLPSWITGFAIVHAASKSNEMRTAA, from the coding sequence ATGCCTGCAGAACTTATCTGCATGGGTCATGGCGGCCTGATGAATGTCGAGGCGCTGCTGACGCCTGACGAGCTTGCAGCCGTGAAGGACGAAATTGGTCAGGCACGAGCCGCGGTCCACGGATTTGTGCCGGATCTGATCATCCAATTTGGAAACGATCACAATAGCGGGTTCTCGTTGAAGCTGATGCCGCCTTTTCTGGTCGCCCTGAGAGCGCGGACGCTCGGGGATTTCGACACTTCACAGAAGGTATTGGCAATCGATGAGGTCTTGGCGCGACAATTGGTTCGCCATCTGCATGCTGAAGGTATCGATGTCGCTACATCCTACGATGCGCTGTTTGATCACGGCTTTACAATGGCGCTAGACAAATTGTTTGGTGACAGGGAGCATCCCCCGGTCATACCTGTTTTTACAAATTGCGGTGGCGATCTTCGTCCCCCGCTCCATCGATCATTGGCATTGGGAACGGCGATCGGGCAATTCTGTGCTTCCCAGTTTTCCCATCTCAATGTGCTGTTTGTCGGCTCTGGCGGTCTTTCGCATGATCCGCCTTTGCCGGAATTCGAGAAATCCTCGCCCAGCGTTCAGCAGCGTATGATTGAGGGTGTCGAATGGACGGATTCGAGCCTTCGTGAACGCACCGAAAGAGTGACAGAGGCTGGACGGGAACATGGAAGGGGAGAAGGCGCACTTCGTCCACTCAACCCGGAATGGGATCGTGAAATGCTGGCTTACTTTGGCACAGCGGATCTCGAGGCGGTTGCTGCGCAGGACGACTTGGAAATTGTTGAGGCCGGGGGACGTGGGGCAAGCGAGATCCGCAACTGGCTTGCCGCATTCGCTGCTCTCCGGGCTTATGGCGGCCACTACAGCGTTGAGCATGAATTCTATCGCCCGCTGCCAAGTTGGATCACTGGATTTGCAATCGTTCATGCCGCTTCAAAGTCCAATGAAATGAGGACTGCTGCATGA
- a CDS encoding alpha/beta fold hydrolase, which translates to MPYQSLWGDIHRSAFEQGYIDADGVRTRYIRAGNRAAPKLIFLHGTGGHAEAFLRNLDAHAAHFDTVLIDYLGHGWTDKPDVPYEMPQYCAHLAATMDALGFRSASICGESMGGWIAAWFAIHHADRVERLVLNTMGGATMNAQVMKTVYDKTLAAVEDPYTHTRPRLEWLMADPSMVTDDLVACRERIYAQPGMKEAMLKILCLQVEEPRRRNLMTQENMSQIKAPTLVIWTSKDPTASTETGAEIASWIPGSEFAVMQNCGHWPQYEQPEEYNRLSLGFLLRDRERIAA; encoded by the coding sequence ATGCCGTATCAAAGCCTTTGGGGTGACATTCATCGCTCAGCGTTCGAGCAGGGCTATATCGACGCTGATGGCGTGCGGACGCGATATATCCGCGCTGGAAACCGTGCCGCGCCGAAGCTCATTTTTCTCCATGGAACAGGTGGGCATGCGGAGGCCTTTCTGCGCAACCTTGACGCCCATGCTGCGCATTTCGATACGGTCCTGATCGACTATCTCGGACATGGCTGGACTGACAAGCCTGACGTTCCCTATGAAATGCCGCAATATTGCGCCCATCTCGCTGCAACAATGGATGCCCTGGGCTTTAGATCGGCATCCATTTGCGGCGAATCGATGGGTGGGTGGATCGCTGCTTGGTTTGCGATCCATCATGCGGACCGTGTCGAGCGGCTGGTGCTCAATACCATGGGCGGTGCGACGATGAATGCACAAGTCATGAAGACGGTTTACGACAAGACTCTTGCCGCTGTCGAAGATCCATACACGCATACACGTCCACGCCTCGAATGGCTGATGGCGGATCCGTCGATGGTCACTGATGATCTGGTTGCATGCCGGGAACGAATTTATGCTCAGCCCGGCATGAAGGAAGCGATGCTCAAGATTCTCTGCCTGCAGGTGGAGGAGCCACGCCGTCGCAACTTGATGACACAGGAGAACATGTCACAGATAAAGGCACCAACCCTTGTGATTTGGACGAGCAAGGATCCGACCGCATCAACCGAAACAGGGGCTGAAATTGCGAGCTGGATCCCCGGATCCGAATTCGCAGTCATGCAGAATTGCGGCCATTGGCCACAATATGAGCAGCCTGAGGAGTATAATCGCCTGTCTCTTGGGTTCCTGTTGCGGGATCGGGAGCGGATTGCAGCCTGA
- a CDS encoding LLM class flavin-dependent oxidoreductase → MEVALFIAPTVGPKEELMKGLAGRRTDLYQTMLTHLIEIAQYVDELGYYGIGFTEHHLSVEGMTCSISPQMLGLHLSHYTKSLKFGALGHVLPVHDPLRVAAEIAMLDQMTQGRAFAGFARGVQTRWINSMAQHRLSLADNITNPQQYDDDRRKLYYENLEIILKAWDNDTFSHKGEFWTLPSPKTAWPAQKMSRDMGGRGMDADGNLVEIGIAPAMYNRKRPTMFEPFSVSEKSIETAAANGLIPIGIMCDPEIVAEQVIAAQRGWAAAGVDTKPGQNLGFARYMVVADTDEQAREWAEEAMFEWSYFFAQFGFNAVMARKGEDYNTIPAAVDEFIRRGILYCGSPDTVNRQLEAALKVMPVDYLWLFTANELLAQPKMMRNLELMSTKVFPNFTDRIGPSVRRQAA, encoded by the coding sequence ATGGAAGTTGCACTATTTATCGCCCCAACTGTCGGGCCTAAAGAAGAGTTGATGAAGGGTTTGGCGGGTCGGCGTACCGACCTTTATCAAACCATGCTGACGCACCTGATCGAAATCGCGCAATATGTCGACGAACTGGGCTATTATGGCATCGGGTTTACCGAACACCATCTTTCTGTAGAGGGAATGACATGTTCCATCAGTCCGCAGATGCTTGGGCTGCATTTGTCGCACTATACAAAGAGTTTGAAATTCGGGGCGCTTGGCCATGTCTTGCCAGTACATGATCCGCTCCGGGTAGCGGCCGAGATCGCCATGCTCGACCAGATGACGCAAGGGCGGGCATTTGCCGGCTTTGCTCGGGGAGTGCAGACCCGCTGGATCAACAGCATGGCTCAGCATAGGCTTAGCCTCGCCGACAATATTACGAACCCGCAGCAGTATGACGATGATCGGCGCAAGCTCTACTATGAAAATCTGGAAATCATTCTGAAGGCATGGGACAACGACACCTTCTCCCACAAAGGCGAATTCTGGACTCTGCCATCACCGAAAACGGCCTGGCCAGCGCAGAAAATGAGCCGGGACATGGGTGGGCGAGGCATGGATGCGGACGGCAATCTGGTTGAGATCGGCATCGCGCCGGCCATGTACAACCGCAAGCGCCCAACCATGTTCGAACCATTTTCCGTCAGCGAGAAGTCGATTGAGACGGCTGCTGCAAATGGGCTGATCCCGATTGGCATCATGTGTGATCCTGAGATTGTCGCTGAACAGGTCATCGCAGCGCAGCGGGGCTGGGCTGCGGCAGGTGTAGACACCAAACCCGGGCAGAATCTCGGTTTTGCAAGGTACATGGTTGTGGCTGATACCGATGAACAGGCTCGCGAATGGGCTGAAGAAGCGATGTTCGAATGGAGCTACTTCTTTGCGCAGTTTGGCTTCAATGCCGTCATGGCGAGGAAGGGTGAGGACTACAATACGATCCCAGCAGCAGTGGATGAATTCATCCGTCGCGGAATTCTCTATTGCGGGAGCCCGGACACGGTCAATCGCCAGCTAGAGGCGGCGCTCAAGGTCATGCCGGTCGATTATCTCTGGCTCTTTACCGCAAACGAACTCCTCGCCCAGCCCAAGATGATGCGAAATCTCGAGCTGATGTCGACCAAGGTCTTTCCGAATTTCACTGACCGGATAGGTCCATCGGTTCGGCGCCAAGCTGCATAA
- a CDS encoding TonB-dependent receptor, giving the protein MIRQWDSSSSKRRTAAHQSTGLALVFLALLPSPALAQDANATSPEAEQGGVQDIIVTARKRSESIQQVPIAISALSSAQLEQRDVGSVMDLSSVVPNFQAPKNTVSFSAPQFYLRGAGRANNNWNAENAVAVFVDDIYLQSTAAAYIDMIDFERVEVLRGPQGTLYGRNATVGAIKFVPRKPDLEKITAAGAVTFGSHNRIDIKGNVSIPLIEDKLAIKLDAYRTANDGFVTLVNNANQPISNKIAKTEHYGARFSSLFRPSEGLEFELNFDAFKQNDGTNLMTPIVPANPTSLAELLSKNGSSVFRPLYGVNRGSLEPLTAQGGFNRKPGYKFDGFGIVFKGSAETGLGTFKSISGYRKYNGGYVSQLSSQGGRSTIFGITLGSTVDSQEDYKQFTQEFQLTGTIASTFKYTLGAYYFSNQWGQLQYGSTIGVPVEFSPVSHPGYTERFGGSYQDTFLNAKSYALYLDTSWEIFKDVSLLGGIRQTWDRKKIRYNSLFEDQLTPYPGFPVNPKKSFSRLTPRVGINWQATRDVLVYATYTTGYKAGNLEGDRATSPGPASNYLSPETVKTFETGIKAEWFDRLLRTNITAFFSKFRNHADLISPQTVALSDQRINGVELEVTLVPSRHFQMYGNLGLLDAKYTRADASHPIFAPDFTGFAPGLSAKPVSAPKYSFSVGANYRLDIASAGELVFDASIDGVGKHFNGLGVANLDSERVAAYSVANGSVTFRTADGHISVTGGVDNLFDKTYWTTGFFGSVPEYAGRAYADGRSWYVKLGYRF; this is encoded by the coding sequence ATGATTCGCCAATGGGATTCAAGTTCGTCAAAGCGCCGTACCGCAGCACATCAGTCCACAGGTCTTGCGCTTGTATTCCTGGCTCTTCTGCCTTCTCCTGCTCTTGCGCAGGATGCCAACGCAACTTCGCCCGAGGCAGAACAGGGCGGTGTTCAAGACATCATTGTCACCGCGCGCAAGCGGTCTGAAAGCATTCAACAGGTTCCAATTGCGATCTCGGCTCTGTCAAGTGCCCAGCTTGAGCAGCGCGACGTGGGAAGCGTTATGGATTTGTCATCCGTAGTTCCCAATTTTCAGGCGCCAAAAAACACGGTGTCGTTCTCCGCTCCACAATTCTACCTGCGTGGTGCGGGACGCGCCAACAACAACTGGAATGCCGAGAATGCCGTCGCGGTCTTCGTCGACGATATTTACCTCCAGTCTACTGCCGCCGCATATATCGACATGATCGATTTTGAACGTGTGGAAGTCCTGCGTGGCCCCCAGGGAACGCTCTATGGCCGCAACGCTACAGTGGGCGCGATCAAGTTTGTGCCGCGCAAGCCCGATCTCGAAAAGATTACTGCGGCCGGGGCCGTGACTTTTGGCAGCCACAACCGGATCGATATCAAGGGCAATGTCAGCATCCCGCTTATCGAGGACAAGCTCGCGATCAAGCTTGACGCCTATCGCACAGCCAATGACGGCTTTGTGACACTGGTCAACAATGCCAACCAGCCTATCAGCAACAAAATTGCCAAGACAGAACACTATGGCGCGCGCTTTTCCTCACTGTTCAGGCCGAGCGAAGGTCTTGAATTCGAGCTCAATTTCGACGCGTTCAAGCAGAATGACGGTACAAATCTGATGACCCCGATTGTGCCTGCAAACCCAACGTCGCTCGCAGAGTTGCTTTCGAAGAACGGCTCATCCGTTTTCCGACCGCTATACGGCGTCAATCGCGGATCGCTCGAGCCTTTGACTGCCCAGGGCGGCTTCAACCGGAAACCAGGTTACAAATTCGACGGCTTCGGCATCGTGTTCAAGGGCTCCGCGGAAACCGGCCTGGGCACCTTCAAGTCAATCAGTGGCTACCGCAAGTATAATGGCGGCTATGTATCGCAGCTCAGTTCGCAAGGAGGCCGTTCGACAATTTTCGGCATTACCTTGGGCAGCACTGTAGACTCACAAGAGGACTACAAGCAATTTACGCAGGAATTCCAGCTGACAGGCACCATCGCCAGCACCTTCAAATATACTTTGGGCGCCTATTATTTCAGCAACCAATGGGGTCAGCTGCAATATGGGTCGACCATCGGTGTACCGGTGGAATTCTCGCCAGTCAGCCATCCCGGGTACACTGAGCGCTTTGGCGGCTCCTACCAGGACACTTTCCTCAACGCCAAGAGCTATGCATTGTATCTCGACACAAGCTGGGAGATTTTCAAGGATGTCTCACTTCTGGGTGGCATCCGCCAAACCTGGGATCGCAAGAAAATTCGTTATAATTCCTTGTTTGAAGACCAGCTCACCCCCTATCCCGGATTTCCAGTCAATCCGAAAAAGAGCTTTAGTCGGCTGACGCCGCGCGTCGGCATCAACTGGCAGGCCACTCGCGACGTCCTCGTCTATGCGACGTACACAACGGGCTACAAGGCGGGCAATCTTGAAGGCGACCGTGCGACCAGCCCGGGTCCTGCTTCAAACTATTTGTCGCCTGAAACGGTGAAGACGTTCGAGACTGGCATCAAGGCGGAGTGGTTTGACCGGCTTCTTCGCACCAATATCACGGCGTTTTTTAGCAAGTTCAGGAATCACGCCGATCTTATTTCTCCCCAAACGGTGGCTCTATCGGACCAGCGGATCAACGGCGTTGAACTTGAAGTCACTCTTGTCCCATCTCGCCACTTCCAGATGTATGGAAATTTGGGTTTGCTGGACGCAAAATACACGCGCGCTGATGCCTCGCATCCAATCTTTGCGCCAGACTTCACCGGCTTCGCGCCAGGGTTGTCCGCGAAACCTGTCTCAGCGCCGAAATACAGTTTCAGCGTCGGCGCAAATTACAGGCTTGATATCGCCAGCGCGGGCGAACTTGTCTTTGACGCTTCAATCGATGGTGTCGGCAAGCATTTCAACGGGTTAGGCGTAGCCAATCTCGATTCCGAACGTGTCGCGGCCTATTCCGTAGCCAATGGCAGTGTCACCTTCCGCACGGCAGACGGACATATTTCCGTGACTGGTGGTGTCGATAATCTGTTCGACAAGACCTATTGGACGACTGGCTTCTTCGGATCTGTTCCTGAGTATGCAGGACGCGCTTATGCCGACGGTCGTTCCTGGTATGTTAAGCTGGGATACCGCTTCTAG
- a CDS encoding SDR family NAD(P)-dependent oxidoreductase has product MLRFSGKTVIITGSGGSIGRAACLRFAREGATIIGCDIDPVRAEETELQVRAAGGEIHSLQPCDLTDPHSADQLIAFALTKVEKVDVLYNNAALAHFAWFADMTFDMFSQTLRDELDLVFHLCKAIWPQFITQGHGVIVNTASVSGMIGYEVVPGLAHATAKSGILGMTRHLAMEGAKNNIRVNAISPGLIRTNQSEALLADPQWAERMQAKVMLPRLGNPEDVAGAAAFLASDDASWITGTNLIVDGGTTAW; this is encoded by the coding sequence ATGTTGCGCTTTTCGGGCAAGACGGTGATTATCACAGGCAGCGGCGGCAGCATTGGTCGCGCCGCTTGCCTCAGGTTCGCGCGCGAAGGGGCAACGATAATCGGTTGTGACATCGACCCGGTTCGCGCGGAGGAAACGGAGCTGCAGGTGCGGGCTGCGGGCGGAGAAATCCATTCCCTGCAGCCCTGCGACCTTACCGACCCGCATTCGGCCGACCAACTGATTGCCTTCGCCCTGACAAAAGTCGAAAAGGTTGACGTCCTCTACAACAATGCAGCGCTTGCTCATTTTGCCTGGTTTGCCGACATGACATTCGACATGTTCAGCCAGACCTTGCGCGACGAACTCGATCTGGTTTTTCACCTGTGCAAGGCAATTTGGCCCCAATTCATCACGCAGGGCCACGGCGTTATTGTCAACACGGCATCGGTTTCGGGCATGATCGGTTATGAAGTGGTGCCCGGACTTGCGCATGCAACGGCAAAGTCCGGCATTCTTGGCATGACGCGCCACCTTGCAATGGAGGGCGCCAAAAACAACATTCGCGTAAATGCAATCTCGCCGGGCCTGATCCGCACCAACCAGTCAGAGGCGCTCCTTGCCGACCCCCAATGGGCTGAGAGGATGCAGGCGAAAGTCATGCTCCCTCGCCTGGGAAATCCTGAAGATGTTGCAGGTGCGGCTGCGTTTCTGGCGTCTGATGACGCAAGTTGGATTACAGGAACAAACCTGATCGTAGATGGAGGGACGACCGCATGGTAA
- a CDS encoding SDR family NAD(P)-dependent oxidoreductase: MADPLSRTVIVTGAARGIGAAIAHMFLQKGFRVACADISFSDFEARGTNQFFGHCDVADPVSVRDFVSRVDGALGPAHILVNNAGIYPMQPFTAITTDDWRRVMATNVDSVFYFSQAVLPTMRSGKWGRIINIASNTFFMGLPNMAHYIASKGAVIGLSRSLAAEVGIDGVTVNCIAPNFTRTEGTAIVEREAPEVVAQTIASQAVPRIALPRDILGTVSFLASDDAEFMTGQTLVVDGGTIKH; the protein is encoded by the coding sequence ATGGCAGACCCACTTTCCAGGACGGTCATCGTGACGGGTGCAGCGCGGGGCATCGGCGCGGCCATTGCGCACATGTTTCTGCAAAAGGGCTTTCGCGTCGCTTGCGCCGACATATCGTTTTCAGATTTCGAAGCTCGCGGCACAAACCAATTCTTTGGGCACTGCGATGTTGCAGACCCCGTGAGCGTCCGCGATTTCGTCAGTCGGGTCGATGGTGCACTTGGGCCTGCCCACATACTCGTTAACAATGCCGGCATTTATCCGATGCAGCCATTTACAGCAATTACGACGGATGACTGGCGGCGAGTCATGGCAACCAATGTCGATTCGGTCTTCTATTTCAGCCAAGCTGTCCTGCCAACCATGCGGTCGGGAAAATGGGGTCGGATCATCAACATTGCTTCAAACACCTTTTTCATGGGCCTTCCAAACATGGCCCATTATATTGCCAGCAAAGGTGCTGTTATCGGCCTGTCACGCTCGTTGGCTGCCGAAGTCGGTATCGATGGGGTTACGGTAAATTGCATTGCACCAAATTTCACTCGGACAGAAGGAACGGCGATCGTCGAACGCGAAGCCCCCGAAGTCGTTGCCCAAACGATCGCATCGCAGGCCGTACCGCGCATTGCACTCCCAAGGGATATTCTGGGAACTGTCAGCTTCCTGGCAAGTGACGACGCGGAGTTCATGACAGGCCAAACGCTCGTAGTCGACGGCGGAACCATCAAGCATTAG